The Maniola hyperantus chromosome 27, iAphHyp1.2, whole genome shotgun sequence genome has a window encoding:
- the LOC117994846 gene encoding uncharacterized protein isoform X2 has product MARDVHIQWDDDDHSTTDRDSDDSPILNYRYEKHRRYEYTIRELKPERERRWAVTLAAKCSLFSTAMILFCVLLYIPVYNRANDQLPKVAVAGWSIHTNRDTKIYVQPDNVTTVHEPKDVCPKATKSKTNNLFLLIVVCSSTTNFDRRVAIRETWGNYKNYLKSGKIFHTIREKYSKYNYTYDLYKESINPRLNVNLSLNKLVRKKRDISVLGRVLPELAKALQSNLANDNANERQEIRFDDEKEILPEFDMEKELDENDDLNMDYDYPSNVMKIPPKGYEDNPDLDEVLSMLKKSKDFPKEEILEEDPGNTVDFKLVFLLGLPSQDNDTSVQDKIEQEVDKYGDVIQEGFMDSYNNLTLKSIMMLKWVTNNCNESVRYILKTDDDIYVNIPNLVLNLRNRSQVHDSTKPQEKEYLLIGDLICGARPVQDVSNKWYSPRYMYGGRVYPRYLSGTGYVLSSHTAAALYEAALRTSYFHLEDIYITGMCAVRAKPRILPRDEPGFSYTAVGNNACATHSHFTAHRVEPAHMRHIATRLSDARLVDKCERMRLTQVKLSQSRMYVVYKYLHLFVSNEC; this is encoded by the exons ATGGCACGCGATGTCCACATCCAATGGGACGACGACGACCACTCCACCACCGACAGAGACAGCGACGACAGCCCCATACTCAACTACAG ataTGAGAAACACCGTCGCTACGAGTACACCATCCGCGAGCTCAAGCCAGAGCGAGAGAGGAGATGGGCGGTGACACTCGCCGCCAAGTGCTCTCTCTTCAGCACCGCCATGATCCTCTTCTGTGTACTTCTATACATTCCCGTGTATAACAGGGCAAACGATCAGCTGCCTAAAG tGGCCGTAGCCGGATGGTCAATTCACACAAACCGGGACACAAAAATATACGTACAGCCAGACAATGTGACGACAGTACACGAACCTAAGGACGTATGCCCCAAAGCCACTAAAAGCAAAACTAATAATCTATTCTTACTAATAGTCGTTTGTTCGTCCACTACTAACTTCGATAGACGCGTAGCCATCCGAGAGACATGGGGAAACTACAAAAACTATCTAAAATCGGGGAAAATTTTCCACACAATCCGGGAAAAATATAGCAAATACAACTACACTTATGATCTGTACAAAGAATCTATTAACCCAAGGTTAAATGTTAATCTAAGTTTAAATAAACTAGTTAGGAAGAAACGGGACATATCTGTGCTTGGTCGGGTTTTGCCAGAGTTGGCCAAGGCTTTGCAAAGCAATTTGGCCAATGACAACGCCAATGAGCGCCAGGAAATAAGGTTCGATGATGAAAAAGAGATATTGCCAGAGTTTGATATGGAGAAGGAGTTAGATGAAAATGATGACTTGAACATGGATTATGATTATCCTTCGAACGTTATGAAGATACCTCCGAAAG GTTACGAAGACAATCCAGACCTAGACGAAGTGTTGTCAATGTTGAAAAAGTCCAAAGATTTCCCTAAAGAGGAGATTCTGGAGGAAGACCCTGGCAACACTGTGGACTTCAAGCTGGTCTTCCTCCTGGGGCTGCCATCCCAGGACAACGACACATCGGTCCAGGACAAGATCGAGCAGGAGGTGGACAAGTATGGGGATGTGATTCAAGAGGGATTCATGGATTCTTACAATAATTTGACGCTCAAATCTATTATGATGCTCAAATGGGTGACTAACAATTGCAACGAGAGTG TCCGCTACATCCTCAAAACTGACGACGATATCTACGTGAACATCCCCAACCTGGTGCTGAACCTACGGAACCGCTCTCAAGTCCACGACAGCACCAAGCCTCAGGAGAAAGAGTATCTGCTGATAGGGGACCTTATATGTGGAGCCAGACCAGTGCAAGACGTCAGTAATAAGTG GTACAGTCCGCGCTACATGTACGGCGGCCGGGTATACCCCCGGTATCTATCCGGCACGGGCTACGTGTTATCGTCCCATACCGCCGCAGCGCTGTATGAGGCGGCCCTGCGTACTAGCTACTTCCACTTGGAGGACATTTATATTACTG GCATGTGCGCAGTTAGAGCAAAACCGCGCATACTACCGCGCGACGAGCCTGGCTTCTCATATACCGCGGTTGGGAATAATGCATGCGCCACACACTCGCATTTCACCGCGCACCGCGTCGAGCCGGCACACATGCGACACATCGCGACGCGACTGTCGGACGCGCGGCTTGTTGATAA
- the LOC117994846 gene encoding uncharacterized protein isoform X1, with product MARDVHIQWDDDDHSTTDRDSDDSPILNYRYEKHRRYEYTIRELKPERERRWAVTLAAKCSLFSTAMILFCVLLYIPVYNRANDQLPKVAVAGWSIHTNRDTKIYVQPDNVTTVHEPKDVCPKATKSKTNNLFLLIVVCSSTTNFDRRVAIRETWGNYKNYLKSGKIFHTIREKYSKYNYTYDLYKESINPRLNVNLSLNKLVRKKRDISVLGRVLPELAKALQSNLANDNANERQEIRFDDEKEILPEFDMEKELDENDDLNMDYDYPSNVMKIPPKGYEDNPDLDEVLSMLKKSKDFPKEEILEEDPGNTVDFKLVFLLGLPSQDNDTSVQDKIEQEVDKYGDVIQEGFMDSYNNLTLKSIMMLKWVTNNCNESVRYILKTDDDIYVNIPNLVLNLRNRSQVHDSTKPQEKEYLLIGDLICGARPVQDVSNKWYSPRYMYGGRVYPRYLSGTGYVLSSHTAAALYEAALRTSYFHLEDIYITGMCAVRAKPRILPRDEPGFSYTAVGNNACATHSHFTAHRVEPAHMRHIATRLSDARLVDKCERMRLTQVRKERLKPKNSMKKLPKNLQILQSYH from the exons ATGGCACGCGATGTCCACATCCAATGGGACGACGACGACCACTCCACCACCGACAGAGACAGCGACGACAGCCCCATACTCAACTACAG ataTGAGAAACACCGTCGCTACGAGTACACCATCCGCGAGCTCAAGCCAGAGCGAGAGAGGAGATGGGCGGTGACACTCGCCGCCAAGTGCTCTCTCTTCAGCACCGCCATGATCCTCTTCTGTGTACTTCTATACATTCCCGTGTATAACAGGGCAAACGATCAGCTGCCTAAAG tGGCCGTAGCCGGATGGTCAATTCACACAAACCGGGACACAAAAATATACGTACAGCCAGACAATGTGACGACAGTACACGAACCTAAGGACGTATGCCCCAAAGCCACTAAAAGCAAAACTAATAATCTATTCTTACTAATAGTCGTTTGTTCGTCCACTACTAACTTCGATAGACGCGTAGCCATCCGAGAGACATGGGGAAACTACAAAAACTATCTAAAATCGGGGAAAATTTTCCACACAATCCGGGAAAAATATAGCAAATACAACTACACTTATGATCTGTACAAAGAATCTATTAACCCAAGGTTAAATGTTAATCTAAGTTTAAATAAACTAGTTAGGAAGAAACGGGACATATCTGTGCTTGGTCGGGTTTTGCCAGAGTTGGCCAAGGCTTTGCAAAGCAATTTGGCCAATGACAACGCCAATGAGCGCCAGGAAATAAGGTTCGATGATGAAAAAGAGATATTGCCAGAGTTTGATATGGAGAAGGAGTTAGATGAAAATGATGACTTGAACATGGATTATGATTATCCTTCGAACGTTATGAAGATACCTCCGAAAG GTTACGAAGACAATCCAGACCTAGACGAAGTGTTGTCAATGTTGAAAAAGTCCAAAGATTTCCCTAAAGAGGAGATTCTGGAGGAAGACCCTGGCAACACTGTGGACTTCAAGCTGGTCTTCCTCCTGGGGCTGCCATCCCAGGACAACGACACATCGGTCCAGGACAAGATCGAGCAGGAGGTGGACAAGTATGGGGATGTGATTCAAGAGGGATTCATGGATTCTTACAATAATTTGACGCTCAAATCTATTATGATGCTCAAATGGGTGACTAACAATTGCAACGAGAGTG TCCGCTACATCCTCAAAACTGACGACGATATCTACGTGAACATCCCCAACCTGGTGCTGAACCTACGGAACCGCTCTCAAGTCCACGACAGCACCAAGCCTCAGGAGAAAGAGTATCTGCTGATAGGGGACCTTATATGTGGAGCCAGACCAGTGCAAGACGTCAGTAATAAGTG GTACAGTCCGCGCTACATGTACGGCGGCCGGGTATACCCCCGGTATCTATCCGGCACGGGCTACGTGTTATCGTCCCATACCGCCGCAGCGCTGTATGAGGCGGCCCTGCGTACTAGCTACTTCCACTTGGAGGACATTTATATTACTG GCATGTGCGCAGTTAGAGCAAAACCGCGCATACTACCGCGCGACGAGCCTGGCTTCTCATATACCGCGGTTGGGAATAATGCATGCGCCACACACTCGCATTTCACCGCGCACCGCGTCGAGCCGGCACACATGCGACACATCGCGACGCGACTGTCGGACGCGCGGCTTGTTGATAA